Proteins encoded within one genomic window of Halocatena marina:
- a CDS encoding polysaccharide deacetylase family protein, with protein sequence MRKQSTRRTFLATVGVVGVTSFAGCSSLSGGEDAASPTPGNKTGTPAPTKSTKSQKKTKTTANSKGGTGGSQGPGTSIDAFDDLSQWEVDYGKVTTIKQDSFQGGQSVSLEPKKSGDEPIARIKRSFYPKTLDLSKHDLSLAAKVNDPDGIKVRAEVIAPAESSMLTAVRRIPRDLGDWVRFDLGYTASNGTPVMDKVTEIRLQIGPLQDATDFQVLIDDLRKVPKSTKGKVMFQFDDGHVSAYETAYPILKEKDWPGSVAVIPEIIGKDVRVDEPMMREMGKSGWDMMVHSGEPLPEHSEKQQRKILQSSQQALELLGFKKGARHIVAPYNRMNKTTLRLVDELFETGYLQGGCPNNARHPSNPNFISRVDGDDIRGTKRALDTAAKFNQLAVVYFHVIGDDGLPVSKFEEIINYVEETDLEVITPSQLVDGDNY encoded by the coding sequence ATGCGGAAACAATCAACTCGTCGTACATTTCTCGCTACCGTTGGTGTTGTTGGAGTCACGTCATTCGCTGGATGTTCGTCGCTCTCGGGTGGAGAGGATGCAGCGTCTCCCACGCCTGGAAACAAGACGGGCACTCCTGCTCCCACGAAGAGTACGAAATCTCAAAAGAAAACCAAGACCACTGCTAATTCAAAAGGCGGGACTGGTGGATCTCAGGGTCCCGGCACATCGATTGATGCGTTCGATGATCTCTCTCAGTGGGAAGTCGATTACGGCAAAGTAACGACGATCAAGCAGGACAGCTTTCAAGGAGGTCAGTCTGTTTCTCTCGAACCAAAAAAGAGCGGAGATGAGCCTATCGCTCGGATTAAGCGGTCTTTCTACCCGAAAACGTTAGATCTGAGTAAGCACGATCTCTCGTTGGCAGCGAAGGTGAACGATCCTGATGGCATCAAGGTGCGAGCAGAGGTCATCGCACCGGCTGAAAGTTCTATGCTCACCGCTGTTCGTCGGATTCCTCGTGATCTGGGTGATTGGGTTCGCTTTGATCTCGGTTACACGGCAAGTAATGGTACTCCGGTGATGGACAAAGTCACAGAGATACGACTCCAAATCGGACCGTTACAGGACGCAACTGACTTTCAGGTGCTGATCGACGATCTTCGTAAGGTCCCAAAATCCACGAAGGGTAAAGTGATGTTCCAGTTTGATGATGGGCACGTCAGCGCGTACGAAACGGCGTATCCGATCCTGAAGGAGAAGGACTGGCCCGGATCTGTGGCCGTCATTCCCGAAATCATCGGCAAGGACGTCCGTGTTGACGAACCGATGATGCGCGAAATGGGCAAGAGTGGATGGGATATGATGGTCCACTCCGGAGAGCCACTTCCGGAACATTCGGAGAAACAACAGCGCAAAATCCTTCAATCCAGTCAGCAGGCCCTCGAACTTCTGGGCTTCAAAAAAGGAGCGCGCCATATCGTTGCGCCTTACAATCGTATGAATAAGACGACGCTCAGGCTTGTCGATGAGCTCTTTGAGACGGGCTATCTCCAAGGAGGGTGTCCAAACAACGCCCGCCATCCGAGCAATCCGAATTTCATCTCACGCGTTGACGGAGACGATATCCGAGGAACGAAACGAGCACTCGACACTGCAGCCAAATTCAACCAGCTTGCCGTCGTCTATTTCCACGTTATCGGTGACGATGGGCTCCCCGTAAGCAAGTTTGAGGAAATTATCAACTATGTCGAGGAGACGGATTTAGAGGTCATTACTCCATCTCAACTCGTTGATGGAGACAATTATTGA
- a CDS encoding L-aspartate oxidase, whose translation MISECEQTARTSDYEHITTPVLIIGAGAAGVRTAIELAEHGIEPLVIGKRDHGDAHTTWAAGGINAALGSHDPDDDWRIHAADTLQEGHFINDPVAVEVVTEAMPERLRELAEWGMPFDRTNGGRIDQRYFGAQSFRRTAFVGDRTGKALLDTLIERAKSLHIPYRENVLVTELISDGNRVYGAIAIDVETGQFLLFETAHVVLAAGGCSALYGRHSSRDDENTADGPALAYRAGADLLDLEFVQFHPTGMVGDRYGETWDGRLVTEAVRGEGGRLYNSHGERFMKRYSPVQLELDARDVVARAIATEIDEGRGTDNGGVYLDISHQDTAFIRERLPRMFERFQSLGVDISEQPIEVAPTAHYSMGGVDIDWTTGRTAIDGLFAVGETAAGLHGANRLGGNSLAETVVVGQIVGSHIAAHGVGESTMPDGVLADAERTMSALVSFVESDGNVHPSALIADLRRVMDEHAGIFRDERTLQQGLEMVNDIADRTTTLRFTGGLTSEAFELAIDLSYMLTVAEGVLRGALKRKESRGAHFRTDFPETRKVWQKNILSAHANTGSTLWCREPGRPSSAIESAIDEGYELEYHHLE comes from the coding sequence GTGATCTCCGAGTGTGAGCAGACCGCACGAACGTCCGACTACGAGCACATCACTACCCCTGTGTTGATTATCGGCGCCGGGGCTGCTGGCGTTCGAACCGCCATCGAACTGGCCGAGCACGGCATCGAACCGCTGGTAATCGGCAAACGTGACCACGGCGATGCTCATACGACGTGGGCTGCCGGCGGGATTAATGCCGCGCTCGGAAGTCACGATCCTGATGATGACTGGCGGATACACGCTGCAGACACGCTGCAAGAAGGTCACTTCATCAACGATCCCGTGGCTGTGGAGGTAGTCACAGAGGCAATGCCTGAGCGTCTACGTGAGCTTGCTGAGTGGGGAATGCCGTTCGATCGAACCAACGGTGGCCGCATCGACCAGCGGTACTTCGGAGCCCAGTCATTTCGCCGAACGGCATTCGTTGGCGACCGAACCGGAAAGGCACTGCTCGATACATTGATCGAGCGTGCCAAATCCCTCCACATTCCCTATCGAGAAAACGTTCTCGTGACCGAGCTGATCAGCGATGGCAATCGAGTGTATGGCGCCATTGCTATTGATGTAGAGACTGGGCAGTTCCTTCTCTTTGAGACTGCTCACGTTGTTCTCGCAGCTGGTGGTTGTTCAGCGTTGTACGGACGGCACTCTTCACGCGACGATGAGAATACGGCCGATGGACCCGCGCTTGCGTACCGTGCTGGCGCAGATCTCCTCGATTTGGAGTTCGTGCAGTTTCACCCGACGGGGATGGTCGGGGATCGGTATGGTGAGACGTGGGATGGTCGATTGGTCACCGAAGCCGTTCGCGGAGAGGGTGGTCGGCTGTACAATAGTCACGGTGAGCGGTTCATGAAGCGGTACTCACCCGTCCAGCTAGAATTGGACGCCCGCGATGTTGTCGCTCGCGCCATCGCAACCGAGATCGACGAGGGGCGAGGAACCGACAACGGCGGCGTGTATCTCGACATCAGCCATCAGGACACAGCGTTCATCCGCGAGCGACTCCCCCGTATGTTTGAGCGATTCCAGAGCCTCGGAGTGGACATCAGCGAACAGCCGATCGAAGTGGCCCCGACCGCCCACTACTCGATGGGCGGCGTCGATATCGACTGGACGACCGGACGAACAGCTATTGATGGTCTCTTTGCCGTCGGTGAAACGGCTGCCGGACTTCACGGTGCGAACCGACTCGGTGGTAACTCCCTCGCAGAGACTGTTGTTGTCGGTCAGATCGTTGGAAGTCATATTGCGGCGCACGGTGTCGGTGAATCGACGATGCCTGATGGCGTACTTGCTGACGCCGAGCGAACAATGAGCGCACTCGTGTCGTTCGTCGAGAGCGACGGTAACGTTCATCCCTCTGCGTTAATCGCTGACCTCCGCCGGGTAATGGATGAACACGCGGGCATTTTTCGCGACGAGAGAACGCTTCAGCAGGGTCTCGAAATGGTCAATGACATCGCAGACCGCACGACGACACTCCGATTCACGGGAGGCCTCACGAGCGAAGCGTTCGAACTCGCTATCGATCTCTCGTACATGCTCACTGTCGCAGAAGGAGTTCTCCGGGGGGCGCTGAAGCGAAAGGAATCCCGTGGTGCGCACTTCCGAACCGATTTTCCTGAGACACGCAAAGTGTGGCAGAAGAACATCCTCTCTGCGCACGCGAACACTGGTTCGACGCTGTGGTGTCGAGAACCGGGACGTCCCTCCTCAGCGATCGAGTCGGCGATCGATGAAGGATACGAACTCGAGTATCACCATCTCGAATAA
- a CDS encoding helix-turn-helix domain-containing protein: protein MNSSGAELIYVTVDMWHPDCWTLHVTQAVDAGLLGYEMTVSNSEFADRFRLYRAYGDSREAVEELIEAVDETDLTEEVVVLSPSTAPDSRAFGPVTQDILVECNPVPGTRDAFASRGFMHYGPSQHENGRERRTLLTISDRETVYQMLSDIEASYDADLTIERFTTTHTPSGIRDLPSDGLSPRQREAFQLARARGYYNYPRDVTAQALAEEFEVSRTTFLEHLRKAERELLTGIEFH, encoded by the coding sequence ATGAACTCGTCCGGTGCTGAGCTCATATATGTGACTGTTGATATGTGGCACCCAGACTGCTGGACGCTGCACGTTACCCAAGCGGTTGATGCAGGCTTACTCGGATACGAAATGACTGTATCGAATAGCGAATTTGCAGACCGCTTCAGGCTGTACCGAGCGTACGGCGATTCTCGGGAGGCTGTTGAGGAACTGATCGAAGCCGTAGACGAGACTGATTTGACCGAAGAGGTGGTTGTTTTATCACCATCGACGGCACCCGATTCGAGAGCATTCGGCCCAGTTACACAGGATATACTGGTCGAATGTAACCCAGTACCAGGCACCCGAGACGCTTTTGCGTCTCGCGGTTTCATGCACTACGGTCCGTCACAACACGAGAATGGAAGGGAGCGCCGAACGCTCCTCACCATCTCAGACCGAGAGACGGTGTATCAGATGCTTTCGGATATCGAGGCGTCCTACGACGCCGACCTCACTATTGAGCGGTTCACGACCACGCACACGCCGAGTGGAATACGTGACTTGCCGAGCGATGGATTGTCTCCCCGTCAGCGAGAAGCATTTCAACTTGCCCGAGCCCGAGGCTACTATAACTATCCACGGGATGTCACCGCACAAGCTCTCGCAGAGGAGTTTGAAGTCTCACGAACGACATTCCTCGAACATCTGCGCAAAGCAGAACGAGAGCTCCTTACGGGAATTGAGTTTCACTGA
- a CDS encoding S8 family serine peptidase, whose protein sequence is MNERIVFARESATFLEEIECDVIETYYFGDSIGGAALIGCEPDHESAIMDDDRVVGIERNLLIEPCLEPEHVSEDPDAVATIEDVRHVHDVPDDDATGEGLTVVAMDSGIDPKHPVFENVTIEQVDVTGAGEGDAVGHGTGVLGQVTRLAPKADLIALRIFGSDGRTKNSVIMRAYEWLHNNTEKYDIVNMSWGSRERSKQTDRVHNELITKGVRDVVAAGNSGKKAGSPATAARAFSIAACTEEGTVAEFSSYNPNRDNPDVAAIGKDNRLAQASGTTMGTALDGPWVKASGTSFSAPEVAGMVAKYLSVHPDTPPAKIMNDFETAARDIPDQPRDGSGIADYEGTTTDPR, encoded by the coding sequence ATGAACGAGCGCATCGTCTTTGCGCGCGAATCGGCTACGTTCCTCGAGGAGATAGAGTGCGATGTCATTGAAACGTATTACTTCGGAGACAGCATCGGGGGAGCAGCACTCATTGGATGTGAACCAGATCACGAATCAGCTATTATGGACGACGACCGTGTCGTCGGAATCGAACGAAACCTGCTGATCGAGCCATGCCTCGAACCGGAACACGTGAGCGAAGATCCAGACGCTGTAGCCACCATTGAGGACGTTCGTCACGTACACGACGTGCCGGACGACGACGCTACTGGAGAAGGACTCACCGTTGTGGCAATGGACTCAGGTATCGATCCGAAGCATCCAGTATTCGAGAACGTCACCATTGAACAGGTAGACGTGACGGGCGCTGGAGAGGGTGATGCCGTCGGCCACGGAACAGGTGTGCTCGGTCAGGTCACCCGACTCGCTCCGAAAGCAGATCTCATCGCACTCAGAATCTTCGGCAGCGACGGTCGAACCAAAAACAGTGTCATCATGCGCGCGTACGAGTGGCTCCACAACAATACGGAGAAGTACGATATCGTGAACATGTCGTGGGGGTCACGAGAACGTTCAAAGCAGACAGATCGGGTGCACAATGAACTCATCACGAAGGGCGTTCGAGATGTAGTTGCAGCCGGCAACTCAGGCAAGAAGGCGGGGAGTCCCGCAACCGCAGCGCGTGCGTTCAGTATCGCCGCCTGTACTGAGGAGGGCACCGTCGCCGAGTTTTCCTCGTACAACCCCAACCGAGACAATCCCGACGTGGCCGCCATTGGCAAAGATAACCGTCTCGCGCAAGCTTCGGGGACAACGATGGGGACTGCCCTCGACGGCCCATGGGTCAAGGCGTCCGGAACCTCGTTTTCTGCTCCGGAGGTGGCAGGAATGGTCGCGAAGTATCTCTCTGTCCATCCAGATACGCCACCGGCGAAGATCATGAACGATTTCGAGACAGCTGCCCGCGATATACCCGATCAACCACGCGACGGATCGGGAATAGCTGATTATGAGGGAACTACGACTGATCCGAGATAG
- a CDS encoding alpha/beta fold hydrolase, which produces MNIPEGWTTETVSVNGVDLQYYRTGNGPPLVMAHGFFDNGRCWAPLADDLADDYDVIMYDARGHGLSDAPETGYDTESRVADLVGIVTELDLNDPILLGHSMGGATAASTAAKHPTLPRAVVLEDPAGMYGEPDRDPDERAQIVMKRLNDRADRSVEDVMREYDNDLDSEWTRRLVVADTECRPAIAEIAREGYPILKDTFGEISCPTLVLKADGDTERRVNDREVADELTHGRLVHIPDAGHCVFRDEYDAAYAELRTFLQRV; this is translated from the coding sequence ATGAACATTCCAGAGGGTTGGACGACAGAGACTGTGTCTGTAAACGGGGTCGATTTACAGTACTACAGAACTGGGAACGGTCCACCGTTGGTTATGGCCCATGGATTTTTCGACAACGGGCGCTGTTGGGCCCCACTAGCTGACGATCTCGCAGACGATTACGACGTGATAATGTACGATGCTCGCGGCCACGGACTATCAGACGCTCCCGAAACTGGGTACGATACCGAAAGTCGGGTCGCCGACCTCGTTGGAATCGTCACAGAGTTGGATCTCAACGATCCGATTCTACTCGGACACTCGATGGGCGGCGCGACGGCGGCGTCGACGGCAGCAAAACATCCTACTCTTCCGCGTGCAGTAGTTCTCGAAGACCCCGCAGGCATGTACGGCGAGCCGGACAGAGATCCTGATGAACGTGCACAGATCGTCATGAAGCGCCTCAATGATCGAGCTGATCGATCGGTTGAGGATGTGATGCGCGAGTACGATAACGACCTTGATTCAGAGTGGACGCGACGCCTCGTAGTAGCAGACACCGAGTGCCGCCCGGCTATCGCTGAAATAGCCCGTGAAGGCTATCCCATACTGAAGGACACGTTCGGCGAGATTTCTTGCCCAACGCTCGTGCTGAAGGCTGACGGTGACACTGAACGGCGGGTCAACGACAGAGAAGTCGCTGATGAACTCACGCACGGGCGATTGGTCCACATTCCTGACGCTGGCCACTGTGTGTTTCGGGATGAGTACGACGCTGCGTACGCTGAACTACGCACGTTTCTCCAGCGAGTATAG
- a CDS encoding GtrA family protein, producing the protein MSLISRLESSTLVARLQDLPFIPSALVQPALLSQFIIVGVIGGLIENITLIALVSGFELSTLISAAIGKECSILSMFVINDNWTFRNHRDKPLYRRVFQSNINRFGSIIIGLVVLFVLTTWLHVWYLVANLIGIGFGFIFNYAAESLLTWRVHDES; encoded by the coding sequence ATGTCTCTCATATCCCGACTCGAATCGTCAACACTCGTTGCACGACTTCAGGATCTTCCCTTCATCCCATCGGCTCTTGTTCAACCAGCGCTCCTCAGTCAGTTCATCATTGTCGGTGTTATTGGTGGTCTCATCGAGAATATCACTCTCATCGCGCTCGTTTCCGGATTCGAACTTTCCACTCTCATTAGTGCCGCCATCGGAAAGGAATGCTCGATCCTCTCGATGTTCGTGATAAACGACAATTGGACCTTCCGTAATCACCGCGACAAGCCACTTTACCGGCGAGTGTTTCAGTCGAATATCAACCGCTTTGGCAGTATTATCATCGGTCTGGTCGTCCTCTTTGTACTCACCACATGGCTACACGTCTGGTATCTCGTCGCGAACCTCATCGGTATCGGGTTTGGGTTCATTTTTAACTACGCAGCTGAATCGCTTCTCACGTGGCGGGTTCACGACGAGTCGTGA
- a CDS encoding PRC-barrel domain containing protein, translated as MTTITEADEGKSVVHEDTTVGIVATVEHGTAYVDPDPGITDRVKARFGWADIEEDTYPLQERIVAEVTDDEVRLQSGS; from the coding sequence ATGACAACGATCACAGAAGCCGATGAAGGAAAATCCGTTGTTCACGAAGACACGACGGTCGGTATCGTAGCCACCGTTGAACATGGGACAGCCTACGTCGATCCAGACCCGGGAATCACAGACCGTGTGAAAGCAAGATTTGGATGGGCAGACATCGAAGAAGACACCTATCCACTCCAAGAGCGAATAGTTGCTGAAGTGACAGACGATGAAGTTCGGCTTCAGTCTGGCAGCTAA
- a CDS encoding MarR family winged helix-turn-helix transcriptional regulator: MDNTTIRDSVGYQLAYASKHQQNQLITALDELDLQGGQELVLAQLAETDGCSQSDLAEALSVKPPSITKAVRKLEDVGFVERQRDPDDARIQQVFLTEEGEKMIPPIEACWSRTEETMLDGFTTEERLLLRRMLIQIQENIGMPYETKE, translated from the coding sequence ATGGATAACACAACGATTCGTGATTCAGTCGGGTATCAACTGGCGTACGCCTCGAAACATCAACAAAATCAACTCATTACAGCACTTGACGAACTTGACCTACAAGGAGGGCAGGAACTCGTTCTTGCCCAATTAGCAGAAACGGATGGGTGTTCTCAGTCCGACCTAGCTGAGGCGCTCTCTGTGAAACCTCCTTCGATCACCAAAGCCGTACGAAAACTCGAAGACGTCGGTTTCGTCGAGCGTCAACGGGATCCAGATGATGCACGAATTCAACAGGTATTTTTGACCGAAGAAGGGGAAAAGATGATACCTCCGATTGAAGCGTGCTGGAGTCGCACAGAGGAGACAATGCTAGACGGATTCACAACTGAGGAACGACTTCTGTTACGGCGGATGCTAATACAAATCCAGGAGAATATCGGTATGCCATATGAAACAAAAGAATGA
- a CDS encoding NUDIX domain-containing protein encodes MSKNSDPYIGKITQKAILFGPDEEVLLTRNDDHWEPPGGTFEYGETLIGGLRRELREELSIDSRVGPLVEAMYGGWVDDTTGNPMVTLVYRCETDERTISLNDEHDSYEWMAPETAATRLSDAFFRLDQAVDRAAAFDGTAPFTAVTDPYDATRTCSETVLEQLAMYRDQDETE; translated from the coding sequence ATGTCCAAAAATTCTGACCCGTACATCGGAAAGATAACGCAGAAAGCGATCCTGTTCGGACCAGATGAAGAGGTATTACTCACACGAAACGACGATCACTGGGAGCCACCGGGAGGAACGTTCGAGTATGGTGAAACACTGATTGGTGGACTCCGGCGCGAGTTACGCGAGGAGTTGTCTATCGACAGCCGAGTGGGTCCACTGGTTGAGGCAATGTATGGCGGCTGGGTCGACGATACGACAGGAAACCCGATGGTCACCCTCGTGTATCGATGCGAAACCGACGAGCGAACGATCTCTCTGAATGACGAACACGACTCCTACGAGTGGATGGCTCCCGAAACTGCGGCGACCAGGTTGAGTGATGCGTTTTTTCGCCTTGATCAAGCCGTCGATCGAGCCGCCGCTTTCGATGGGACAGCACCGTTTACGGCAGTGACGGATCCATACGATGCTACCCGCACCTGTAGTGAGACCGTCTTGGAGCAGCTTGCGATGTATCGGGACCAAGACGAAACCGAATAA
- a CDS encoding hydantoinase B/oxoprolinase family protein, with amino-acid sequence MNTATDIDAATIEVIRNYLTSAATEMQRTLVRTAYNTIVYEILDFGISIYDRDLNLIADSPGLALFLGANDYGIEKAVEYVGEENFEPGDVLIMNYPYWSGTHTLDVLLFAPVFYDDELIGYTTCRAHWLDLGAKDSGYVLDSEDIHQEGIIFPGTKVYKGGQPDEEILDIIRFNSRIPDKVIGDLNAQIAAVRTGKERLCELYDKYGSATIETAIDRILDHGERTARKAVADLPDGRWSATGYADGTAPDRKEPIKLHATVEIDGEDFTVDFTGSSGTVDEPLNIPPGMTESVAKLCFKTVTTPGEDSNAGQYEPISVVMDEDNIFNASYPVPTFTIWTAIIAIDVVYEALSKALPEAVPAASGGDICDIMLFGEDPETGRQFVEANNEGVGRGASADHDGGNALMHISQSMVQNIPVEVFENKAPIRFNQLSVREDSAGPGEYRGGFGIRRDYEITEPVGALSIIQKTRTDNWGLQGGKPGAKNVVVLDPNTDDESWKERIDILVDNDDLYTDIGSEKYAGMFRGTFMPGEIISNRTGGGGGYGDPYDRSPEQVCDDVVDGYVSQEAAREAYGVEITDDNEIDWETTESLRSQHN; translated from the coding sequence ATGAACACCGCCACCGATATTGACGCAGCGACAATTGAGGTCATTCGGAACTACTTGACCTCGGCAGCGACCGAAATGCAGCGAACACTCGTTCGAACCGCCTACAATACCATCGTCTACGAAATCTTGGATTTCGGTATTTCGATCTACGACCGCGATCTCAATCTCATCGCGGATTCACCGGGGCTGGCTCTCTTCCTCGGTGCGAACGACTACGGCATCGAGAAAGCCGTCGAATACGTTGGGGAGGAAAACTTCGAGCCAGGAGATGTTCTCATCATGAACTATCCATATTGGAGCGGAACGCATACCCTCGATGTTCTGCTGTTCGCTCCCGTTTTCTACGACGACGAGCTCATCGGTTACACGACTTGTCGCGCTCACTGGCTCGATCTCGGTGCAAAGGATTCAGGATACGTCCTCGACTCAGAGGATATACATCAGGAAGGAATCATTTTCCCAGGGACGAAGGTGTACAAGGGCGGTCAGCCAGATGAGGAAATTCTCGATATCATCCGATTCAACTCTCGAATACCCGATAAGGTCATCGGTGATCTGAACGCACAGATCGCTGCGGTGCGGACCGGCAAGGAGCGACTCTGTGAACTTTATGACAAATACGGCTCAGCCACGATTGAGACCGCTATCGATCGCATTCTCGATCACGGTGAACGGACCGCCCGGAAGGCGGTCGCAGATCTTCCTGACGGTCGTTGGAGTGCGACCGGTTACGCCGATGGGACGGCTCCGGACCGCAAGGAACCAATCAAACTCCACGCGACCGTCGAAATCGACGGCGAGGATTTCACCGTCGACTTTACCGGATCGTCGGGAACGGTCGACGAACCACTCAATATTCCACCAGGAATGACCGAAAGCGTCGCCAAACTCTGCTTTAAGACAGTTACTACCCCTGGGGAGGACTCCAACGCGGGGCAGTACGAACCAATTTCGGTCGTCATGGACGAGGATAACATCTTCAATGCTAGTTATCCAGTGCCGACGTTCACTATCTGGACCGCTATCATCGCTATCGATGTCGTGTATGAGGCACTCTCGAAAGCACTCCCCGAAGCTGTTCCAGCAGCATCTGGCGGGGATATCTGTGACATCATGCTCTTCGGTGAGGATCCAGAGACAGGCCGTCAGTTCGTCGAAGCCAACAATGAGGGCGTTGGCAGGGGCGCCAGCGCTGATCACGATGGAGGGAACGCGTTGATGCACATCAGTCAGTCGATGGTGCAAAACATCCCAGTAGAAGTCTTCGAGAACAAAGCGCCGATCCGGTTCAACCAGCTCTCGGTCCGTGAGGACTCCGCCGGACCTGGTGAGTATCGCGGTGGCTTCGGTATCCGACGGGACTATGAGATCACTGAACCAGTTGGTGCGCTCTCGATTATTCAGAAGACCCGGACAGATAACTGGGGATTACAGGGCGGCAAGCCTGGCGCGAAAAACGTCGTCGTTCTCGATCCAAACACAGATGACGAATCGTGGAAGGAGCGGATCGACATTCTGGTCGACAACGACGATCTCTACACTGATATTGGTAGTGAAAAATACGCTGGAATGTTCCGTGGGACGTTCATGCCGGGAGAGATCATCTCGAACAGAACCGGGGGCGGTGGCGGATACGGAGACCCGTACGACCGTTCCCCCGAACAAGTCTGTGACGATGTCGTCGACGGATACGTCTCACAAGAAGCCGCTCGCGAAGCATATGGCGTCGAGATAACCGACGACAACGAGATCGATTGGGAGACCACCGAATCGCTCCGATCACAACACAACTGA